The DNA region GGAGGTCAccactgctccctgccctgggatccACTGTGGGGCTGTAGTTTGGTGGGGAAGGGTGCTGTGGTGATTATTGCAATACCCAGTGCTGggctctggccaggagctgtgctccatggcagggcagagccccaaACAGCAGTGGAGGCTGGCCCTCCACTCACACCGTTCTCATTGTGGCTGCAGTCAGAGAGCCCGAAGGATGCAGCATCTGCACCCCCCAAAGCTGAGCCCCCGAAGGCTGAACCCCCAAAACCTGAGCCTGTGAAGAGCCCCGAGCCCGCGAAGAGCCCCGAGCCACCTCCTGGCAGAGGGAAGAGCCCGGAGCCGGTGCTGAACGGGGCAGCAGAGAACGGGCTGGAGGGCGCAGCCCCCGAGGCACAGGGCGATGACGGCCAGGGGCTGTCCCGCCGCAAGGTGGTGCGGGTGGTGCGCAAGGTGGTGCGCAAAGTCCTGCCCGGGGAGGACGCTGGCactgccaaggagccaggccGAGATGCCAAGTCTCCTGAGCCGGTGCCACCCCcgaggaaggaggaaggagggcGTGCTGCCgtcccagctcccccagccccgccaCCTCCCCCCGCCGTGCTGcccgcagcccctgccaagCCGGAGCCCAGGGATGAGATCTCAGAGGGGCTCAAAACCCTCATGGCCAAGGGCAAAACCAAGGAGCACCGGCCGCGGCTCCGGccaggggacaggcaggagaaGCCCCGTGAGCCTGCTGGTGGGGACACAAAGCTGTCCCCGTCCCCGGGCGCTGAAGCCAAGCCAGAGCCACCAGTGCAGCTTTCAGGAGGGAAAGCGGAGCCGGCAAAGGCGTCTGCTCAGAAACCCACAGCCCTGGAGAGGCACAAGGTACCGGTGTGTGCAAAACAGGGGATGCTCTGACCCCCAGTGCAGCATGGTGTGAGCTCACCTGCATGGTTTGCAGTGGTTTTCAGATGTGTGGTGCGGGTGGGAATCACTTTTTTGgggcagctgtgtgtgctgtagCCACTCCATCACGCTGCCCCTTGTCTCCCCTCCATTTCATGTGGagaagaagctgcagaccaGCGAGAAGCGGCAGACCCCTGTGAAAAATGCCCCGGCTGCCCCCCAGCAGGTGTGTAGGATGGTGACACAGGTCCCTGGACACTGTGGGTACACACTGGTACCCAGCTGTGCCTTCACCCTGGGACCCGCCCCAAGCACTgatgggctgcagggctgggagggccTTTGCAATGGCCCTGCTGGTGCCCatgtgccagggctgtgaggGCTGTGGGACAGCTGGCCTGGAGCTAATGGTGCTCTGCCTCCAGGCTGCCCCAGGCCCTGCttcccctggccctgcttccCCTGGCCCTGCGTCCGTGCTGAGCCCATCTGAGGAGGCGCAGCTCCGGCTGGAGAGGATCTTCACCACTTCTGTAACTCCAGAGGTGTTGGTGCTTGCGTGTTGCACTCTCAGGGATGGGGAGGCATGGGcagcctgtggctgccccagaTATGCCATGTGCTCTGCACACAGTGACTGTACCCCTGTGTCTGGCTGCCAACCCCATGGTCCATCTGtgggtgacactggcagcagggAATGGATGACCAGGGCTGTTGGTGGGTTTGGGAATCGTTGCCCAGactgtgctggggatggggaactgcctgcatccctgcaggtgctgaAGCACACTGTGGTGGCTGGGATGGATGAtgtcctggtgctgctgtgtgatCATGGCCATGCCGGGGCCCTGTGGCTTGTCAGGGTGCTGCTTCTGCTCTCTGCCTCTCACCccctctcttctttctctcctcCTTCCTTGCTGCCGTTAGCTGGACCCCGCCGCCTCCGCCTCGGCACCCAGCCAGGTACTGTACCCCCGTCCTCAGGAGCCCTCTGCCTCCACCAGCGACCCCCTGCCATCCTCTGTGTGCCTCTGGGCTGGCGTCTGCGCCCGCGCCTCCTGCTGGAGTGTAAGGCTtcccccatcccaccctgctccGTGGGCTGCCATGGGGCCAGCGGGGCAGCCGGGGCTGGGTGCCTCTCCCCACCCCAGCGAGGTCATTCGGGAAGCCAGACGTCCCAGGAGGGTGCCCTCAgtggagggggcacagctggagcgGGCAGGGGTGTGGAGCAGGGTGTGAGGGGGCATAGTGCTGGCATAGGCAGGATGCATGGCTCGTGCCGGAGCAGCTGTGGCACGTggtgctggcagagctcagagcgGGGTCAATGCAGTGACCCCCAGCCCCACGGCTTTGGCAGCACGGCCTTGTGGGTAGTGTACTTccaccctgctgcccacagtggTGGCCGTGGCATGAGGAGTGCCCACAGGGCTTGGCACAGCGGTGCTTTGCCCCTGCTTGCTCCCCATCTCCTCTTTCCGTGCTGTGTGcggggcagggctgagcccttCTCGCCTTCAGCGCCTCTCTCGGCCTCGCCAGGGTCCAGCGGACGATGCGCCGGCAGCTCCCCTCGGCCccgtccctgctgcagctcaggtttGGCTTTGGAGCTCGTCCTGCTCTCCTGTGCCAGGGACATCCCCGCTGTGCTGGCCACCAGCCTGGCATTTCCCATGGCAGAGTCCTGTGCCACGTCCTGTGTCATTCCATTATGTGCCTCAGTGTGTCCTGTGTCCCTACAGCATGTCCTTGCAGcatgtcccatgtccccataGCATGTCTGGTGTCCCTGCATCCTGACATGTAGCTGGCTGCTCTCAGGGCTGTGGTTTGGGAGCTTGGCCCCTCTAGGTTCACCCGAGGTGGCTGTAATGGGTGTTCCTGTGGGTCACTGTGTCTTTATGTCTGCCCCAAGCTGTGGCAGGGCCCTGGTGgtctctgcagccctgcaccCACTGGGATCCCCAGCGGGCAAAGTGGGGACATACTGGGAGGGTTTGTGCCTTGTGGAGGTGGCCTGGCTGTACAGTACGTGCCCCTGTGGTCAgtcagccctgctccctccagccccagggatgaGGGGAGGGGgtgaggcagggcaggggacaggtcACCACAGCCTCTCCACATCTGCTGTCCCACAGGCCAAGACAGAGGAGCAGATAGCAGCTGAGGAGGCCTGGTACGAGACCGAGAAGGTGTGGCTGGTGCACAGAGATGGCTTCTCCTTGGGtgagcactgctgggacacagcacccCGTCCTTTCTGTGGCACAGTGAGCCCCCCCTGACccccctgcagtgtccctggggGCTGCCAGCCCGGCCCCTCTGAGTGCCCCGTGCCCCTCACAGGCAGCCAGCTGCGGCCGGAGGCGGGCAGTCCCCTGCCTGAGGGCAAGGTGAAGGTGAAACTGGACCACGATGGAGCCGTCCTGGAGGTGGAGGAGGACGATGTGGAGAAGGtagggctgcggggcgggggcCGGCAGGGCCGATCCCCATTCCCCGCCTGACCCGCCCCATCTCAACCTCGCTGCCAGGCAAACCCCCCGTCCTGTGACCGTGTCGAGGACCTCGCCAGCCTCCTCTACCTCAATGAGTCCAGCACGCTGCACACGCTGCGCCAGCGCTACGGCGGCAACCTCCTGCACACCTACGCCGGGCCCACCATGGTCATCATCAACCCGCTGAGCTCCCCCTCCATGTACTCCGAGAAGGTGACGCTGCTCTGGGGGCACACCAGAGGGGACACGCAGCTGGCACCGCACAGAGGGGGCAGTGAGGATGGCAGGGTGCTGACCCTTGCCCGtttcccctcgctgtccccacCAGGTGATGCACATGTTCAAGGGGTGCCGCAGGGAGGACACGTCCCCGCACATCTACGCGGTGGCGCAGGTGGCGTACCGCAGCATGCTGATGAGCCGCCAGGACCAGGCCATCGTCCTGCTGGGCGCCAGCGGCAGCGGCAAAACCACCAACTGCCAGCACCTGGTGCAGTACCTCGCCACCATCGCCGGCAGCACCGGCAAGGTGTTCTCTGGTGAGTGCCTCTGTCCTGCCTGCACGCGCCCCTTGCTTTGTCACAGCCCCACGCACGCAGCAGTGGCTGGACACGCGCCATActggctgtcactgtcacaccagTGCCTTTGCTGtgctcctgggggctgctgcagtgcaagggagcagcagcacccgcccagccagctctggccccCTGCccactgcacagcccctgcactgctctgcGTCTTTTCCTGCAGTGGAGAAGTGGCAGGCTCTCTACACCATCCTGGAGGCTTTTGGCAATAGCAGCACTGGCATGAACGGCAACGCCACGCGCTTCTCCCAGATCATCTCCCTGGACTTCGACCAGGCCGGGCAGGTGGCGTCTGCCTCTGTACAGGTGAGGGGACCAGGGCCAGCCCCCAGCAGGGGAGCTAGTCCATCCTTGCCAGCGTGGTTCCCCATGGTTGTGGGATCCAGCCCATCCTCACGGGAatgttgtccagagaagctgtaacTGCCCCATCCCCtgtggcagtgttcaaggccaggttggacagggcttggagcaacctgggataggggaaagtgtccttgcccatggctgGGGTTTGTAACTCGCTgatctttcaggtcccttccaatccaaaccattccatgattctcctGGTGTTTCCTACACTAAAAGCTCTGCCGCAGATCCCCAGCCATGCTTGCAGCActcagcagcctggcatccTGCTCTTGTCCTTGTTCATACCCATCAGATGGGATCCCTTGCTTAGTTAGTCCCAGAATCAGTCCCAAAATGCTGTTTTGAAAACAGCAGAGCTCTTAAAATCCAGGAGATGTACTCCATACTCTTGTAGTAGCATTCACTGAGGAGAGATGTTCATGGGCTGCGTGGGTGATGTTTGCATTCACATGGTGCCCTGCAGTGGTAGGGAGACCCTCACAACTCCATGGGCAGGCAGCAAGGATGAGGCTGGGGTGGGTTGGGGGTCTCAGTGGGAGTGGGGCACTTGGGGACAGTCCCTCACTGTTCCCCCTCTGTCAGAccctgctgctggagaaacTGCGCGTGGCCCGGCACCCGGCCAACGAGGCCACCTTCAATGTCTTCTACTACCTGCTGGCCTGCTCTGACAGCACCCTGAGGTGAGCTGGAGGGGAGGACATGGCCTCCATCTTGGGAGGGGTCTCTGTGACCTCCCCCATGGGGCCAATCGTGGTGTTTATCCCTGCAGGACTGAGCTTCACTTCAACCACCTGGCAGAGAACAATGTCTTCGGCATCGTGCCCCCCTCCAAGGTTGTTGCCATGGGGGGCTGTAGGGGAAGATAGGGGTCTCTGGCCCATTTCACTgcagggggaggcagagctgggctcccAGACCAATGGCTCCTGTTGTTTTCCACAGccagaggaaaagcagaaggCAACCCAGCAGTTCAGCAAGCTCCTGACAGCCATGAAGGTGATGGGCATCTCAGGAGATGAGCAGAAAGCCTTCTGGCTCATCCTGGGGGCCATCTACcatctgggagctgctggggcaacCAAAGGTAACAAGCTGGGAGCCATTAACGAGGGGAGATTTGGGACTGAGGGATGTGAGGGGTTCCAGAGACACCTTGCAAACAGCCTGCAGTGCAGCCAAGCCCTGGGGAGAGGGTGGGAGGCTGTGTCAGCTGAGGGACTGTGCCCTGCCACCCTGAATCCTCTGGGGCACCCAGCTTTTTCCCCATGGTTGGGGTGGTCTCATTAACTGGTGGGGATTGAACATGCCCACACCCTGCCAACCTGGGGGAGTGGGGGCCTGGGTGGGTCGGAGGCAGTTGGGGGGtgtcccccattcccagtgtaACACCTTTCCCTCCATCCTCCTTGCAGAGCCACTGGCAGATGGAGCTGGTAATGGGAGTGgggagggctctgctctggggggTGCCATGCAATGCAGATTTGGGGGCTGAAATGGGGGCTTGGGATGCTGCTGGTGTGCTGGGACCAACCCTGACCCTGGTTGGGTCTTGGCAGCCCCAAAtttgcctgctgctcctgaggagtcccatcccagtcctgTCAGCACCATTGGTGGTGTGggtcagggctgccctggcacacagcactCACCATGGGTGTGAGCCTCCCACAGCACCAGCTTTGCTCTCCATTCCTGGGGATGGCAAATTTGGCTTAGGGGGTGCTCTTCTCCCCCTGTGGCTTTCTCTTTCTGCCTGTGGTGCTGCACGCTGGTGGGAGAGCTGGGCATGTCACCCCAAAATGGGCACCTGGAGCTGGTGGCTGCACCCAGGGGATTTGCAGCCCTGGGGGAAAAGATGATCTGGGGATGAAGAAGGAGAGACCAGAGGGGTCTGGATGCACACTGGGGCGCAGGCTGGCCTGTGGGGTGCTCCTGGGGTGCAGTGCTGGCCCATGGGGTGCTCTCAGGGCACTAGAGGGCAGCAGGGCCCCGCTGCAGCCACCACAGTGAGATGCTCAGGCAACTCTGGAGCCTTTCCATGGAAGCCTGCTATGGGAGAGGATCCCAGATCCTGCTGGGGGGGAGCATTGCTGCTTGGGGTGGGCATGCCAGCCccagtctgtgctgctgctgctgctgaagcctCCCCTGTGCCTCGTGGATGCTGGGAGTGCTCAGAGCTGAGTTACACCAGCCCCACAATCTCCTTGGATCCAAAAGTGGCTCCCAATGCGCTGGGGCAGAGCCGAGCTGCTCCCCAACATTCCCCACGGTGCGGGGGGGCTCAAAGGGAAGGGACCCCCGTGCTGGTCCCGGTTTGTccctgcagcagtgcctggggaggGGCAGGCGTGGCATGTGCGGTGGCGTGGTGGCAGGAGGGTGTCCCCCCCCCGTGCCATCGTGTGCCGTTGTTTCTAACCCGTGTCTCTGTTCGCATGGTGCATGCTGCCCTTTGCAATGCAGACGCCGACGAAGGTAAAGTCCAGTTCTGTTCTGTTCTCTGTGTGTCTCTGGCTTCCCCCTCCCCCGTGCCGCCCTCACCCCGCTtccgtgtccctgtgtgtcaccaTTAACCGGCTCCCACCGCCCCCCAGCgtccgtgtgtctgtctgtgtggcTGTGTCACCCAGCAGGGACATGTCCCCATGTGGGGTGGCTCCGAGCCTCAGAGGTCCCTGGGTAGTGGTGGCAAGGGATCTGTGCTCCACACCAGTGTggctccaggctcagcctgcagcagcacaaagccaTTCACCCATTCTCCTCTTAGACCTCAAACATCTCTGTCTCCTCAAACCCCAAAACGGGTGCTCCCATCATCCCTAACCTACTCTGTGGGTCCCTAAGATCCTCCCAGGCCTGTTTGGAAACGCTCCCCATTTTTAGGGGTGCCCTTCCTGGCCCTGAACCCCCTTTCTCCACCCTTCAGCTGGGAGGAAGCAGTTTGCACGGCACGAGTGGGCTCAGAAAGCCGCctacctgctgggctgcagcctggaggagctctCCTCTGCCATCTTCAAGCACCAGCCCAAGGGCACCCTGCAGCGCTCCACCTCCTTCCGCCAGGGCCCCGACGAGTCTCCCCTGGGGGACAGCGGCACAGGTAGGGTGAGGTGTGGTGGGGACAGCGGGTGTCCCCAAGGGATGCCgggctggggacactcaggCTTGCTTTGGGCAGGTCCCAAGCTGACGGCGCTGGAGTGCCTGGAGGGCATGGCAGCTGGCTTGTACTCCGAGCTCTTCACACTCCTCATCTCCCTCCTCAACAGGTACGTGCTGGGGGGCCAGCAGGAGAGTGGGggtgcctggctgtgcccactgACCCCactgtgtccctctgtgctcCCCCCAGGGCGCTGAAGTCGAGCCAGCACTCGGTGTGCTCCGTGACAGTGGTGGACACCCCTGGGGCACAGAACCCCAAGCTGGCAGGGCAAAGCCGGGGTGCCACCTTCGAGGAGCTGTGCCACAACTACGCCCAGGAGCgcctgcagcagctcttccaCCAGCGCACCTTCGCCCGCGAGCTGGAGCGATACAAGGAGGtaccagggacaccagggctgcCATGGCCTCCTCCACTCCTGCCCTCCCATAGCCACGTGAACATCTCCTATGTGTCCCCCCTGATTTCTTATGCAGTGGTCATTGTGGACCAGTGCAACCAAAGCTCAGTCTCCAGGGCTGTCCAcaggagggctgggctgggaggtggTGGAGTTAGCACTCTGCATCACTCTAAACCTCATCAAGACCAGCACCCTGATGGGCTCATGCTCCCTCTCACTGCTACTCTGCAGTGTGGGTGCTCACCTGCCTCTGTTGCTCTGTTCCCCCTCACCAGGAGAACATAGAGCTCGCCCTGGCTGATGCTGagcccagctcctctggctccATAGCTGCTGTGGACCAGTCCTCACACCAGGCACTGGTAAGCACTTTTCActcttccttccagccacaTCATGGCAGCAGATGGGCACCTTTTTGGCATTTTGGTGGtagaggggaaggaaaggggctGATGGCCATGAGAGCATGGGCGCAAGTTTGTGTGTGCAGCCCACATCTTAGGCAGGGGGCCTGGATATTTCTGGGGTGTTCCAGGTTTCAAAGTGCTCTGGTCCCCAAGGTGCTCATGTTCCTAGTGTCCATGGGTCCCCATGGTTCTCCAGTCCCTGGGGTCTTCCAGTCCCTTCTGGAGGAGGCTGCTGGCACCATCCCTGTGCTGGGtttcagcccagcactgcattTCCCACCTCAGTGAGATGTGCTGCCAGAGTGTCCCATATGGACCCTTTCCCTTCTGGGTCTTCACTAATCAGGAGCCCTCTCCCACGGTGTGACATTGTGTGCTCCCTGGGtggccttggtgccctgtgtcaccccgtgtccctgccttgggggACCCTGGTGTGCTGGGGTGGCTGCCAGCGTGGTGACCCTGCAGGTCCGGTCTCTGGCCCGCACGGACGAGGCGCGGGGGCTGCTGTGGCTTCTGGAGGAGGAGGCTCTGCAGCCGGGGGGCAACGAGGACACCTTGCTGGAGCGGCTCTTCTCCTACTACGGCCCCCAGGAAGGGGGTAAAGAAGGTATGGAGGGGGGCCTGGAACCATGGGGATGTGTCCACTAGACCAGAAACAAGCTCTccagtggaagatgtccctgcccatggcagggagctggAATGGGATGATCTTTAGGGTGCCTTCCAACCCCAGCCATTCTGGGGTTCTGTGACATGCCCCAGTGAAACACtggtccccagggctgtgcccactggTGCTGTGTTTCCCTGTAGGGCACAACCCGCTGCTCCCCAGTGACAAACCCCGACACTTCCTCCTGGGACACAGCTCGGGGACCAACTGGGTGGAGTACGACGCTACGGGATGGCTCAACTACGTCAAGCACAACCCGGCCTCCCAAAACGCCTCTTCCCTGCTGCAAGAGTCCCAGAAGTGAGCAGGGCCCTGGGGTGGGAGCGTGGCAGGGGGCAGAGGTGACCCTGGGGGGTGACGTGCCCTCCGTGCCCTGCAGGAAGGTGATCAGCAGCCTGTTTGCGGGGCGCGGCGGCTCGGCGCTCGTGCTGTCGGGCTCGGTGGCGGGGCTGGAGGGCGGCTCCCAGCTGGCCCTGCGCCGCGCCACCAGCATGCGCAAGACCTTCACCACCGGCGTGGCCGCCGTCAAGAAGAAATCCCTCTGCATCCAGATCAAGCTGCAAGTGGTGAGTGAGGGGGTACCAAGGGGGATCCCCACATCTGGCTGGGGCACCTGGCTGGGGCACCGCCGCAGGTCACCGCTCACCCCGCTCTGCCGCACCCGCAGGACGCCCTCATCGACAGCATCAAGAAGTCCAAGCTGCACTTTGTGCACTGCTTCCTGCCCAAGGCGGGGGCTGGTGGGGACCCCCAGGCCGTGCTGTGCCGGCGGGTGAGCAGCAGCGAGCTGGAGCTGCCGGCAGAGCACTGCGAGGCCGGGCTGATGCAGCTGGACGTGCCCCTGCTGCGCGCCCAGCTCCGCGGCTCCCGCCTGCTCGACGCCCTCCGCATGTACCGCCAAGGTGagccctgccaccagcaccagggCGTGGAGGCCCCAGCTGCGCCTTCTCACTGGAGAGCCAGAGACCCCCAGGAGTCCCTTCAGCGTGTGCCCTTGCTCTGAACTCTGGAGCCTCTCCCCAGGGTGgtcccatccctgttcccccTCCCCTGCTGGGCTGTTATCTGCACTGGGGACAGGCATGGCCTTAATTGGGTGTCTCCCCTGGTGCCGCTGGTTCCTGGCAGCAATCCCATTGGCAtccagcccctgtcccactgGAACGAGAgcctctgggctgtgctcagcaaagcATTTATCGATACATTGGCTGGCCAGCCACCCGGCCGAGGGTTTATCGCTTGGAGGCCGAACCCTTCCTTGCCTTGATTGGAAATCGATGCCACCTGCACACCTCCTGGATCGATGGCCGTGGCCAGCCGCCCGTGCCGGGGTCAATGTTCCCATCAATACCTCATCGTTAATTAAGATATGGAGGCTCAGTGCTGGAGCCTGATGCAGGAGTTGGCTGTGGCTCAGAGTGGAGCCAGAGCAGAACTTGCACAGGCAACGCGTGTCGCTGTTCTCCCCCCGAGGAGGGATCTGGCCGCTTTCTCCTCAGATCCCAGCCAAAACTGCTGGAGGATGCAGCCAAGGAAAGCCTCATGGGGAGGCTGAGGGCATTCCAGCTATGCCTGACCCCATGGGGAGCTTGTGTCACGTAGGGCAACCCTGTCAGCTCTCCCAAAACATGAGCCCCAGCATGTCAGGGCACGTGGGGCTGTCCCTGGCCATCCCCTGGGCATCCACACAGCCCCACTCTCCCCTGCTTCCCCAGGTTACCCTGACCACATGGTGTTTGCGGAGTTCAGGCGGCGCTTTGATGTCCTGGCCCCACACCTGACCAAAAAGCACGGGCGCAACTACATCGTGGTGGATGAGAAGCGGGTACGTGCCCCATGTCAGAGTCACTGCTGTGGTCCAGGGTCCCCTGCACCTCAAAGGGCCTGGCCCTGACacctttccctccctgcaggcagtgGAGGAGCTCCTGGAATCGCTGGACCTGGAGAAGAGCAGCTACCACATGGGCTTGAGCCGGGTATGGTGCCCGACACCACCGGGTGTGGgtgtgggcagggctgtgcgTCATGGCACGGTGGGACAGCAAAAGGGCAGCACTGTTCACTCCCACCCACGGCATTCCTCATGCCTGGGGAATAAAACCCCACAATGGGACAGGACCAGCGGCCGTGGAGGGGAGAGACACATCCCCACCAGCGGGAGGGTGGCACGGTGTGGCCGGAGGGATGCCGGCACCCATCGCTgtcctgctcccctcccacAGGTGTTTTTCCGGGCTGGATcgctggccaggctggaggagcagcGGGACGCGCAGACCAGCAGGAACATCACCCTTTTCCAGGCGGCGTGCAGGGGCttcctggcacggcagcacttcAAGAAGAGAAAGGTTCGTCCCAGCGGCTCTCCCCTCCCCGCTCTGCTGCACAATTTCGCCTAAAATGGGCAGTGCAGCCTTTCTGCGCC from Zonotrichia albicollis isolate bZonAlb1 chromosome 22, bZonAlb1.hap1, whole genome shotgun sequence includes:
- the MYO18A gene encoding unconventional myosin-XVIIIa isoform X1 gives rise to the protein MQGHGLSDALSTEFFPHAVSLRVEWSLFVGQGGHHCSLPWDPLWGCSLVGKGAVVIIAIPSAGLWPGAVLHGRAEPQTAVEAGPPLTPFSLWLQSESPKDAASAPPKAEPPKAEPPKPEPVKSPEPAKSPEPPPGRGKSPEPVLNGAAENGLEGAAPEAQGDDGQGLSRRKVVRVVRKVVRKVLPGEDAGTAKEPGRDAKSPEPVPPPRKEEGGRAAVPAPPAPPPPPAVLPAAPAKPEPRDEISEGLKTLMAKGKTKEHRPRLRPGDRQEKPREPAGGDTKLSPSPGAEAKPEPPVQLSGGKAEPAKASAQKPTALERHKKLQTSEKRQTPVKNAPAAPQQAAPGPASPGPASPGPASVLSPSEEAQLRLERIFTTSVTPELDPAASASAPSQVLYPRPQEPSASTSDPLPSSVCLWAGVCARASCWSGPADDAPAAPLGPVPAAAQAKTEEQIAAEEAWYETEKVWLVHRDGFSLGSQLRPEAGSPLPEGKVKVKLDHDGAVLEVEEDDVEKANPPSCDRVEDLASLLYLNESSTLHTLRQRYGGNLLHTYAGPTMVIINPLSSPSMYSEKVMHMFKGCRREDTSPHIYAVAQVAYRSMLMSRQDQAIVLLGASGSGKTTNCQHLVQYLATIAGSTGKVFSVEKWQALYTILEAFGNSSTGMNGNATRFSQIISLDFDQAGQVASASVQTLLLEKLRVARHPANEATFNVFYYLLACSDSTLRTELHFNHLAENNVFGIVPPSKPEEKQKATQQFSKLLTAMKVMGISGDEQKAFWLILGAIYHLGAAGATKDADEAGRKQFARHEWAQKAAYLLGCSLEELSSAIFKHQPKGTLQRSTSFRQGPDESPLGDSGTGPKLTALECLEGMAAGLYSELFTLLISLLNRALKSSQHSVCSVTVVDTPGAQNPKLAGQSRGATFEELCHNYAQERLQQLFHQRTFARELERYKEENIELALADAEPSSSGSIAAVDQSSHQALVRSLARTDEARGLLWLLEEEALQPGGNEDTLLERLFSYYGPQEGGKEGHNPLLPSDKPRHFLLGHSSGTNWVEYDATGWLNYVKHNPASQNASSLLQESQKKVISSLFAGRGGSALVLSGSVAGLEGGSQLALRRATSMRKTFTTGVAAVKKKSLCIQIKLQVDALIDSIKKSKLHFVHCFLPKAGAGGDPQAVLCRRVSSSELELPAEHCEAGLMQLDVPLLRAQLRGSRLLDALRMYRQGYPDHMVFAEFRRRFDVLAPHLTKKHGRNYIVVDEKRAVEELLESLDLEKSSYHMGLSRVFFRAGSLARLEEQRDAQTSRNITLFQAACRGFLARQHFKKRKIQDLAIRCVQKNIKKNKGVKDWPWWKLFTTVRPLIEVQLTEDQIRGKDEEIQQLKSKLEKVEKERNELRLNSDRLESRITELTSELTDERNTGESASQLLDAETAERLRAEKEMKDLQAKYDALKKQMESMEMEVMEARLIRAAELNGELDDDDSGGEWRLKYERAVREIDFTKKRLQQELEDKLEVEQQGKRQLERKLADLQADSEESQRALQQLKKKCQRLAAELQDTKLHLEGQQGRNHDLEKKQRRFDSELSQAHEEAQRERLQREKLSREKDVLVAEVFGLKQLLEDRDSDIAGLTQKAEALEAELQDISSQESKDEASLAKVKKQLRDLEAKVKDQEEELDEQAGTIQMLEQAKLRLEMEMERLRQTHAKEVESRDEEVEEIRQSCQKKLKQMEVQLEEEYEDKQKVLREKRELESKLSAVSEQANQRDFETEKRLRRDLKRTKALLADAQIMLDHLKNNAPSKREITQLKNQLEESEFTCAAAVKARKSMEVEIEDLHLQIDDLAKAKGALEEQLSRLQREKNEVQSRLEEDQEDMNELMKKHKAAVAQASRDLAQMNDLQAQLEEVSKEKQELQEKLQGLQSQLEFLEQSMVDKSLVSRQEAKIRELETRLEFERTQVKRLESLATRLKENMEKLTEERDQRAAAENREKEQNKRLQRQLRDVKEEMGELAKKEAEASRKKHELEMDLESLEAANQSLQSDLKLAFKRIGDLQAAIEDEMESDSNEDLINSLQDMVTKYQKRKSKIDGDSDVDSELEERVDGVKSWLSKNKGSSKTLSDDGSLKGSRSAPPDGPEPEERPVSVLSSLSYRKRPGLKDSIGGLGDEQTLFSALAERPPSPERPPRRAARGGEPRDRAAVIARAFADASGRARQGLDKRWSLSATDVEKASVASAPVSRVSSASWRGLEDGDDGDEGCSVLSFALSSPGSLRSRRGGPEGRPESRLSLARSRLEEADEGSRGQPLLGRSFSVPPRPRSAASEEEEGAGDARPVRHRSYLDPDLEAAIQEVLSYRPLQARGYSSPDSGDDGRSVRSVRSVRSVRSAAPLGAADRPSGSLRRSASALDFSRHTCRCRSSSGSSEEEEEQKKKNSKKRAKKSKKKSKKKKKKQQSSSSESSSSSESSSGSTSSYRSTSSVKKGPRGAGSEEPTRPARGKKEEKQRKKQVDNLMMKYLYRPESD